AGTGCAGAAAATTGAAACGTCACGACCTGCAGCTCGAGCACCATTCGCAATAATAAAGGCTGCTAAGGCTTTGTCTAATTCACCGCTGAATAAGACGATAGTAGTGCCCTTTTCAGTATGCTGTACTGCTAAATCTTGCGGTTGCTGTGCGGATTTTTCAATAACTGCAGTAATTTCTTTATCATTTTGTTTCAAGTCTACTAAAGTATTACCAGTTTGTGCTGCCCAACTCTTAATATCACTCGCGAAGCCTGGATCCGTAACCAGTACTTCAAGTTGTTCGCCTGGTTGCAGTTGTTTGAGCTCTTGATTGACATTCATTAAAGGACCTGGACATTGCATACCGCTGTAATTGACTTTCTTGCGGTCAGGTTTCAGTTCAGTGGCAGCAGTGTTTTCAGGATGCGGCTGCTCTTCAAAGGTTTCTTTTTCCGCAGGGGCAGTTTGGGATTGTTCTGCTTCTGCTCTGTCTTGAATAGCTTGGTAGCCGCCGTTTAAATTGACGACTGTGAAACCGCTGTCGCTCAGCATTTGGCTGGCTTGTTGGCTGCGTTTGCCGGCTTGGCAATAAATGTAGTAGGTCTTGCTTTGGTCGAGAGGGAATTTGGTGTTGAGTGATGAGAGTGGGTAAGACTGCGCGCCGTCGATATGGCCCGCTTCGTACTCCTCGGTTTCTCTCACATCTATTAGTTGGCCTTGGTGGCCCATTGCTTCTAAATCTTCATCTGTTAACTCAGTAATTTGCACGGTCTTGAATTGAACCATGTGCCCATCTCCTTTGTGGATTGTTAATGTGATTGTACAAGGATTAGTGCGATAAATAAAATGAACTGCATATGTTAGGCTAGAGATGAGGTGAGATGTATGAGAAAAGGAAGTAAAATAGATTATTTTTTGGTCGGTATATTAATTATTTTGATGCTTATAAATATATTAGTTGTTTTTAAAGTTGTTTCTATTCCTAATGGTCTCATCAACTTGATGCTGACGTTCACTTTATTAGTTTGCACATTAATCACTTACCGCAACGGCTACAAAAAAACTGCATATTTTATGATTTTCGTAACGTGTTTTAACTTAGTATTAAGCATTATTCAATTATTTAGTTGAGCAACTATTCTTTAATACATATTATGCGATATAATATAAGACAAATGAATAATTTAAATGAGGTGAAAAAATTGAAAGTTGATAAGTTGTGGTTAACTTATTTAGGTATCGGCCTCATGATAGTGGCTATCATTTTAAATTTGCTATCGCTCTTTAATGTGATTGATTTAGCAAGTTGGGTCTCTTCTCTTATTAGTGCATTAGTTATTTTTAATCTGTATTTTCTGCTTTTCAAAGGAGATAAAAAATATGGTAAATTTTTCTTAATTGTTGGTTGTTTGATGATTGTTTTCGCTATTATTGAGTTCATAATATGATAAACTAGGAATAATTATCTGAATTTTTCAGAGAGAATTTGAAGTAAAGGAATGTATAGAATTGACTGAGTACAATAATGATTATGAGCATCTATTGTTCTATTTTGCATACAAGACATTTATCAACACGGCGGATGAAATTATTGAGAAGAAAGGTATGAGCCGCCAACATCACCGCTTCTTATTCTTTATCGACAAAGTGCCGGGTATTACAATTCGCGACCTATTGAAGAGTATGGAAATCTCGAAACAAGGCAGTCATCAGACCTTGCGCAAGCTGAAAGAGGAAGGACTCGTTGTGGAAAAGAAATCCAAAGAGGATGGCCGCGTGAAAGAGTTGTTCGTTACGCAAAAAGGTCATGAATTAGTGACTGAAATCAACAAAGCGCAAAATGATTTATTGCAA
Above is a genomic segment from Staphylococcus piscifermentans containing:
- a CDS encoding DsrE/DsrF/DrsH-like family protein, encoding MVQFKTVQITELTDEDLEAMGHQGQLIDVRETEEYEAGHIDGAQSYPLSSLNTKFPLDQSKTYYIYCQAGKRSQQASQMLSDSGFTVVNLNGGYQAIQDRAEAEQSQTAPAEKETFEEQPHPENTAATELKPDRKKVNYSGMQCPGPLMNVNQELKQLQPGEQLEVLVTDPGFASDIKSWAAQTGNTLVDLKQNDKEITAVIEKSAQQPQDLAVQHTEKGTTIVLFSGELDKALAAFIIANGARAAGRDVSIFCTFWGLNALKRPHSGKVKKTGIERLFGMMLPNGPENMPLSKMNMLGLGRLMMKMIMKQKNVDSLPTLIDKAIDNDIKLIACTMSMDVMGIKKEELRPEVEFAGVGTYIGDTEHANHNLFI
- a CDS encoding MarR family winged helix-turn-helix transcriptional regulator — protein: MTEYNNDYEHLLFYFAYKTFINTADEIIEKKGMSRQHHRFLFFIDKVPGITIRDLLKSMEISKQGSHQTLRKLKEEGLVVEKKSKEDGRVKELFVTQKGHELVTEINKAQNDLLQHIKAKVGNDWNAMMEEMASYRPGFQEVKYLKGEE